Below is a genomic region from Flammeovirgaceae bacterium SG7u.111.
AAGGGAGAAAAAACGTATTGGAACTAGTAACGGGCAGCTTTGAAATGGTGGAAATTTTTGCTACTAGGGAGTTTATGGACTTGTACGGGCGTGAACTAAGAAGGTTTGCTTGTCCCGTAACAGAAAGTAGCCAGAAAGCATTGGAGAGCGCGGGAACATTTCAGAGCAATGACCAGGCCCTCGCCTTGGTAAAGCTTCCCCCAGATACATTTACAGCTCCGAAGTATGAAGGAGGGTTAGTACTTGCGCTCGACGATGTGCGGGATCCGGGAAACTTAGGGACGATCTTGAGGATTGCCGATTGGTATGGGATCAAGCAAGTAATTTGTTCGGAAAATACGACCGACCTTTTTAATCCGAAGGTGATCAACTCCTCTATGGGTTCTTTCTTGAGGGTTCAGACGGTCTATATTGATTTGGTTTCTTACCTAGAAAACTTGCCGTCACATGTGCGTTCGTTTGGGGCGTTTATGGAAGGAGATAATTTGCATAAAGAAAAAGAGCTTCCAGCAGATGCTGTTTTGGTGTTGGGAAATGAATCGAATGGGATCAGCCCGGCTCTCGAAAAAGTGATAGGGAAGAAGATTACCATCCCGAGCTTTGGTGGTGCCGAATCGCTCAACGTGGCGACAGCTTGTGCAGTCATATGTGATAATTTTAGGCAGAAGGGGTGATGTGAGGATGAGATGATTTGCTAATGTGCTGATGAAATAGTTTTCTATAGCTTACACTGGCGGGAGCATCTCGCTCGTGCCTAAACATTGATCTCAAGCGTCCGCTTGATTTGACACCAAGTTATGTATCAATTTAGTAAGATATTAGATAAATATAAAGAGCTAACCAATCTAGTTTTTGGATTGACTTAAAAAGAAGAATGGAGAAAGAAAAACTGGAAACCATTTTGGAGAAACATGTACCCGAGGGGGCTGCACCTTTTTTGGTAGAATGGATACTTCGCTACCAAATAGGGGTGAAGATCACCAAAGAAAGGGCAAGCAAGTTTGGGGACTACCGCCCACCGTTTGGGAACAATGGGCATAGGATCAGCATCAACCACAACCTTTCCCCCTACCAGTTCCTCATTACGTTTGTACATGAAACTGCTCACCTTGTCACGTGGGAGCAGCATAAAAACAAGGTCCAGCCTCATGGAAAAGAATGGAAAAATAATTTCAAAATGCTCATGCAGCCTTTCCTCAACGAAACATTTTTCCCCAGTCAAATCCTCCCTTCTCTGAGGAAATATATGAAAGACCCCGGCGCATCTAGTGCAGGAGATGCTCGGCTCTACAAAGCCCTCGATGAACTAAAAAATGAAGACAATGGAAGCGTTTACCTCGAAAAACTACCCTTCAATGCCGTGTTCTTCCTAGAAGATGGACGGAAATTCCAAAAGCACGAAAAGCTCCGTAAAAACTACATGTGTATGGAAATTCGAACCAAAAGACTTTTCAAAATCAGCCCCATCGCAAGGGTTTTTCCTGAGAAGAAGAGGTGAAATATATTTTTACCAAGAAAAACATATTCAACACCCAACATGAAAAAAATATTAGCCATTAACGGAAGTGCAAGCGAAAACTCATCGAACCTTTCAATTTTGAAATGTTTTTCCCAGCTATTGGGAGATAGTTTTGAAGTAAAGATCATAGATGATTTAAGTGATCTTCCTCCTTTTAGAACTGCCCTTACGGCAAGGAACACTCCTGAAAAAGTGGTGCAGTTTCGGGAAGCCATAGCCGCAGCCGATGGAGTGATAATATGTACGCCTGAATATGTGTTCAGTATCCCGAGTGGGCTTAAAAATGTCTTGGAATGGTGCGTGTCTACTACTGTTTTTTCAAAGAAACCACTTGGGCTGATTACCGCAGCGGCAAACGGGGCAAAAGCCTATCAAGAGCTGCAACTAATCATGAGAACAATAGAAGGTCTTTTTACTGAGGAAACTATGCTGCTTGTGCAAGGGGCAAAAGGGAAAATAAATGCCGAGGGGGAAATAGTAAACGATGACCTGAAAATCAAGCTTGGTCAGCTGGCAAACGCATTTGTGGAGTTGGTGGAGCAGAATAGAGGGAAATAAAAAAGCTACAAAGAAACCACTTTTGGTTGTGGCTTTGTAGCTTTTTTATTTTCAATCGGCTTTTATACCAGCTCGGTGAAGTTTTCCAACTTCCAAGTAGAGCGAGTGCTTATGTTTGCCTTCAGCTCGTTAAGGATAGAGTACAAGCCGAAGTAGGTTCTATTGATGTACAAACCGTCTTTTGCTCCCCTTGGCTTCTTCGAATTCTTGAGCACTTTTACATTAGAGGTCTGCTCGCCAAAGTCATAGATTTCTTGGAAATAATCATCATTCCCAAAATCGAAAGTGGGGGAATAAAACGGTCTGCCCAACAAACTGATCATCGTTTTGAAAATACCGAACAGTTCCCTTTGTTCCTCAGCTGTATCGCTTTCATAAATAAATGTGAGCGACTTGAGGTTTTTCATCAACCGCTCATCTTCCTCCATAAGGTTCTTGTCTAGCAAGATGAAGTATTTCTCGTAATACTCTTTGGGAATTACTTTCACACAGCCAAAATCTATAATGCCCAATGTTCCATCATCCCTTATCAGGAAATTGCCAGGATGCGGGTCGGCATGCACTTCTAACATGCTATGGATTTGGAAATCGTAAAAATCCCAAAGAGCTTGCCCAATCTTATTTCTCACTTCTTGGCTAGGATTGGTCTGCAAAAACTCTCCTAGGTGCATTCCTTCCAGCCAGTCCATTGTGAGGACATGCTTGCAAGATAGATCTGGATAATAGCTTGGGAAATAGAGATTTGGGATGTGCATGGTAGCTTCCGAAATAGCCTGAGAACGTTTTAGCTCTAAGTCGTAATCCGTTTCCGAAAGCATCATGGTTTCCACTTCGCTCATGTAATGGTCTACATCTTTCTCATTGAGGTTGAGCAGGTTTACCGCAAAAGGCTTTACTATTTTTAGGTCAGAGCTTATGCTTTCTGCCACGCCCGGATATTGGATCTTTACCGCAAACTTTTTTCCATCCAATTCCGCTTGGTGCACCTGCCCAATGGAAGCGGCATTTACCGCATCGTGGGTAAAGCTGTCAAACATATCGGAAGGACTTTTGCCAAAATACTTTTTGAACGTCCTCACCACAAGCGGAAAAGATAGGGGAGGGGCAGAGTACTGAGCCATCTGGAACTTTTGAGAATATTGCGATGGGAGCAGGTTCCTGTCCATGCTCATCATCTGGGCTATTTTCAGGGCACTGCCTTTCAATTCGCTAAAAGAATCGTAGATATCCTTCGCATTGTCCTCGTGCAGCTCATCTTTCGATAAAGAAGGGTCAACCACTTTCTTGGCATAATGCTTTACATAATTCCCACCTACTTTTACGCCGGTTTTCATAAACCTTGCGGCTCTTTGAACTTTGCTTGCAGGGATGCTGTCTTGAGTTTTAGTTTTTTTCGCCATGTTAGAATTTTGATGTCGCTTTTCTTTAACCGCCTGTTCGCCGAAAGGGTTTGCCAAATAGAAGAAGCTTTCAAAAGTTTAAAAACATCTATTAAGATTTACATGCATTTTGAAACCATAAACATGAAACAAGCAACCTTTCTTATTTATTTTGGAAAAGGAATTTTGCCAGATCAAAAGCTTGGTCCAATACGGTTAGCCCCATAAGGTCCATGGTAAGATTGATCGATTTTTCGATGGCTGCATCTGTCTTTTCAAAGTTTTCGGATTCATCC
It encodes:
- a CDS encoding NAD(P)H-dependent oxidoreductase, translating into MKKILAINGSASENSSNLSILKCFSQLLGDSFEVKIIDDLSDLPPFRTALTARNTPEKVVQFREAIAAADGVIICTPEYVFSIPSGLKNVLEWCVSTTVFSKKPLGLITAAANGAKAYQELQLIMRTIEGLFTEETMLLVQGAKGKINAEGEIVNDDLKIKLGQLANAFVELVEQNRGK
- a CDS encoding AarF/ABC1/UbiB kinase family protein, with amino-acid sequence MAKKTKTQDSIPASKVQRAARFMKTGVKVGGNYVKHYAKKVVDPSLSKDELHEDNAKDIYDSFSELKGSALKIAQMMSMDRNLLPSQYSQKFQMAQYSAPPLSFPLVVRTFKKYFGKSPSDMFDSFTHDAVNAASIGQVHQAELDGKKFAVKIQYPGVAESISSDLKIVKPFAVNLLNLNEKDVDHYMSEVETMMLSETDYDLELKRSQAISEATMHIPNLYFPSYYPDLSCKHVLTMDWLEGMHLGEFLQTNPSQEVRNKIGQALWDFYDFQIHSMLEVHADPHPGNFLIRDDGTLGIIDFGCVKVIPKEYYEKYFILLDKNLMEEDERLMKNLKSLTFIYESDTAEEQRELFGIFKTMISLLGRPFYSPTFDFGNDDYFQEIYDFGEQTSNVKVLKNSKKPRGAKDGLYINRTYFGLYSILNELKANISTRSTWKLENFTELV
- a CDS encoding transcription elongation protein SprT, with amino-acid sequence MEKEKLETILEKHVPEGAAPFLVEWILRYQIGVKITKERASKFGDYRPPFGNNGHRISINHNLSPYQFLITFVHETAHLVTWEQHKNKVQPHGKEWKNNFKMLMQPFLNETFFPSQILPSLRKYMKDPGASSAGDARLYKALDELKNEDNGSVYLEKLPFNAVFFLEDGRKFQKHEKLRKNYMCMEIRTKRLFKISPIARVFPEKKR
- a CDS encoding RNA methyltransferase, with translation MNKNQLKLIKSLHLKKNRTKEGLFFVEGRKNVLELVTGSFEMVEIFATREFMDLYGRELRRFACPVTESSQKALESAGTFQSNDQALALVKLPPDTFTAPKYEGGLVLALDDVRDPGNLGTILRIADWYGIKQVICSENTTDLFNPKVINSSMGSFLRVQTVYIDLVSYLENLPSHVRSFGAFMEGDNLHKEKELPADAVLVLGNESNGISPALEKVIGKKITIPSFGGAESLNVATACAVICDNFRQKG